TTGAGGCGGCATTACAAGAGAACTCCAATAGTGAAGAGAACTCCATAAAAACTATCAACAGAGAGGACTCCATaaatgaaaacaaaaaagacacattttatttatgagaATATTgacttatttataatttaagggaagattatttttagagGATGGCATTTCCTCATGAATTTGGCCTTATAAAAATGGTTAGTTTCAAATTTAGTTTTCCATTTGATTTTACCCccaaaataaaatggaaaattcattttctctccaatttaataaaatgacTCAACTAAAAACTGCTCAAGAATACGAAAAAGAAATCGAAAAACTACAAACAGAAAACTGGGAAATCAAACACCAACTCGCTTATTTAAAATCCAACCCCGTCACAAATCTAGACGACAACATCCAGAAACTTCTTTATGATTCCAAAACATCAATAGACattttagaaaatgaaaataaaaatttccaGAAACAAATTGACCACatgaaagaaataataagaatTAATAATCAAGAAAAAGACAAATTAAGAAATGATTTAGAAgatcaaaataataaaattaataatattgaagaagaaaatcaaaGATTAATAACacatatagaaaatatgaaaaataaatatgaaaatatttatcaagAACATAAAACATGTGAAGAGAAATTTAatgaattaaatattacttataataataatttattaaatttacaaaatgataaaatgacatattttaaagaaggagaaaaattattaaaagaaaatgaagaattaaaaagaaatttatatgaagagagaaataatttaataaatttaaataatgaatataaaattaaattaatgacagaagaaaaagaatatgaagagaaaataaagaatttaacAGGAAGTTATAAAGAAACAgatttgtatataaaagaattacAGAAGacattaaataaagaaacGAGAGATAAACAGAATTTAGCCTtagaaaatgaagatataaaaagaaatattaaagatttaaatttcaatattgaaaatttaaacaaggAATtacaagataaaaataaagaacttgaaaataaaaacaaaatgatCGAAAACAACAAAGTTGAATTAGAAAACAACAAAATTgaattagaaaatataaataaaaaaatggaaataattgaaaatgaaaagAGAGCcatgaaatataaaatgaaaaacaatgaatataaaaattacgaACTAAGTATTAgagaaataaacaaatgTAAAGAATATGTTGACAAATTAACCAATAAACTCAAAACTTGTCTCCCTAAAAAAGACACAGTGGAATTTCTAAATAGcctaaatataaaaagtagAAATCTGAATTGTGTAGTAAAATCTTTCAGAAATATTTTCGGGAAAATGaaagataaaattgaaatctTAAGACGAGAGACACACGatttgaataaatttaataaaaacgaGAAACTTATGAAAATTGTACAAGAATTCGCAGtggaatttaaaaatgcgAAATCTGATTTGAATGCCACtaaagaatatttagaGAAAAAGAATGCggaaattaaagaaataaaaaaagagaaaaatGGAATACAGAAAATGTATGAGAATTTATTACACAAATATAATCGGACATCTTTTaagttataaaacaaaatattgtaaaattttatgagtTTGTTTCTAATTTGtcttaaatttgtttatatgcATATTAAATATCGTAGATtgttttcttatttatcatattttacttttttgtttgtcATCCTTCTTAagttttagtttttttaatgtgtgctctatatttttcatatcttTCTcattctctttttttatttttctattatcaGCTTcatctttattaatttctctTACTATCCTGTCCATATTCCTAGGGACTTCTCTAAATCTTTCATTATctacatttataaataattctttatatCTTTGTAATAAAGTAGATCTTCCTCCTGATATGTCGactcttcttctttttagttctttaataatctggtcttctttattatttattattattggtATCTTGTCTATTTTGTTATATTGGATTTCATTAGTTCTGAGATCTGACGGGGAAACTGGAGACTTAAAACAAGAAGGGCAGAAATTCCTTCTTTCTAAGTGTCTTCTGATGCATAAAAAACAGAATTTATGGGAACATGGAAGCCAATGAGGAATGACGCACTGTGATTTGCAGATTGTACATTCAGAATTCATAATGGGGGggaagaaattaataatataattaaaaaaaatttatttaaaaatttttaaaaataatttattgaaaatttttaaaaattagatAAGTTTATTGAGACTTTATTTACATCTTTAACAAGTTTATTTCATGATCTTAAAAGTAGTtcatttagaaataaattatttattttttagactCAGAATCAAATTATGTtgtgaaaataaaatcagaTATAGATTTAATTCGACTATTTTAGGAGCGTATACTTCCCGGTAATACATTTGACCCTTCTAGATAAAATTAACCATTATACGTAAAATTAAAGTAAATTTTCTCTATGGGGATCTTAAAAGGCCcaaatgtattttaaaatgttcctttttttttatctgcTTGAAAAATCAAACCACCTCcttaaaaatcttcttattCTGAAAActtacaaataataataaagaacGTGCTACAAAAcatatcaaataaaatatataaactaTGAAAGCAGTTTTCCtttcttaatttatttttagttataatcttttaaatttcatcCCCAAATGGGTAACGTAGTGTCAAAGAAAAAGTCTACCCGTGAAATTGTAAGAAATCTCGATAAATTGATCATCCAgacagaaaaaaagaagaaaaatctagtaaaatcaaaagcaagtgaaaatatttgccttttttactttttcttgatttttctaatttgtTCCTTTTTATTTGCTCTTCTTAACGAGTACAATCTTatcttgtttatttttcttcctGTTGTAtcaattttctttattaaattcgtCTCTTCTCTCGTCTACAGTTGGAGACTTGAGAGCATTTTGGTTTTACTTGAAGATCTTCACCAGCAGCAGAAGGAATATATCCAAGTATTAAAAA
The genomic region above belongs to Vairimorpha necatrix chromosome 3, complete sequence and contains:
- a CDS encoding E3 ubiquitin-protein ligase RAD18 — translated: MNSECTICKSQCVIPHWLPCSHKFCFLCIRRHLERRNFCPSCFKSPVSPSDLRTNEIQYNKIDKIPIIINNKEDQIIKELKRRRVDISGGRSTLLQRYKELFINVDNERFREVPRNMDRIVREINKDEADNRKIKKENEKDMKNIEHTLKKLKLKKDDKQKSKI
- a CDS encoding endoplasmic reticulum junction formation protein lunapark (LNP), translated to MGNVVSKKKSTREIVRNLDKLIIQTEKKKKNLVKSKASENICLFYFFLIFLICSFLFALLNEYNLILFIFLPVVSIFFIKFVSSLVYSWRLESILVLLEDLHQQQKEYIQVLKSEEDYKDTIEILNKYEDSTQRNTSFSKISQKKSNLLENVADIVLGEDPTKMYALICTHCHYHNGMIHPDDELSEYVCYNCGTKNQRKKKTK